The Oryzias latipes chromosome 16, ASM223467v1 genome includes a region encoding these proteins:
- the fam46b gene encoding putative nucleotidyltransferase FAM46B — protein sequence MSAVSDQSRRFCVLSWDQVRRLDSILAESVPIHGRGNFPTLSVQPRQIVQVVRARLQERGICVKDVRLNGSAASHVLHQGNGLGYKDLDLIFGVSLKDDQAFRLVKDVVLDCLLDFLPPGVSKERITALTLKEAYVQKLVKVCNDTDRWSLISLSNNTGKNVELKFVDSLRRQFEFSVDSFQICLDSLLLFDRCSETPMSESFHPTVIGESVYGDFSEALDHLCRRTIATRSPEEIRGGGLLKYCHLLVRGFTPSSEADMKQMQRYMCSRFFIDFPDIGEQQRKLEAYLQNHFVGMEHKRYECLMTLHQVVNESTVCLMGHERRQTLSLISMLALKVLAEQNAIPTVTNVTCYYQPAPYVQDINFSNYFIAKVQPPQIPHCCNSYPTWLPCS from the exons ATGTCCGCTGTTTCGGATCAGAGCCGGCGGTTCTGCGTGTTGTCCTGGGATCAGGTGCGGCGCTTGGACTCGATTCTGGCGGAGAGCGTCCCCATCCACGGCCGGGGGAACTTCCCCACTCTGTCCGTGCAGCCGCGGCAGATCGTACAG GTGGTGCGGGCAAGGCTGCAGGAGCGAGGCATCTGTGTGAAGGACGTGAGGCTGAACGGCTCGGCTGCCAGCCACGTGCTTCACCAGGGGAACGGCTTGGGCTACAAGGACCTGGACCTGATCTTTGGGGTGTCGCTAAAAGACGACCAGGCCTTCCGTCTGGTGAAGGATGTGGTTCTGGACTGCCTGCTGGACTTTCTGCCCCCTGGGGTCTCTAAGGAGCGCATCACGGCGCTGACGCTCAAAGAGGCATATGTGCAGAAACTGGTAAAGGTCTGTAACGACACGGACCGCTGGAGCCTCATCTCGCTGTCCAACAACACAGGCAAGAACGTGGAGCTTAAGTTTGTGGACTCTCTGAGACGGCAGTTTGAATTTAGCGTGGACTCCTTCCAGATCTGCCTTGACTCTTTGCTCTTGTTTGACCGTTGCTCGGAGACGCCCATGTCTGAGAGCTTCCACCCCACGGTGATCGGGGAGAGTGTCTACGGGGACTTCAGTGAGGCTCTGGACCACCTTTGTCGGAGGACCATTGCAACACGCAGCCCTGAAGAAATCAGAGGCGGCGGATTATTGAAGTACTGCCACCTGCTTGTGCGGGGTTTCACGCCCTCCTCTGAGGCAGACATGAAGCAGATGCAGCGCTACATGTGCTCACGCTTCTTCATTGACTTCCCCGACATCGGCGAGCAGCAGAGGAAGCTGGAGGCTTACCTGCAGAACCACTTTGTCGGGATGGAGCACAAACGCTACGAGTGCCTGATGACTTTGCACCAAGTGGTGAACGAGAGCACCGTGTGTCTGATGGGTCACGAGCGGCGCCAGACGCTCAGCCTCATCTCCATGTTGGCGCTGAAGGTGTTGGCTGAGCAGAACGCCATCCCCACCGTGACAAATGTAACGTGTTACTACCAGCCGGCGCCTTACGTGCAGGACATCAACTTTAGCAACTATTTCATTGCAAAGGTGCAGCCGCCGCAGATCCCTCACTGCTGTAACTCGTATCCAACGTGGCTGCCCTGCAGCTGA
- the LOC101173734 gene encoding palmitoyltransferase ZDHHC18, whose amino-acid sequence MKNCEYQQIDPRALSVSPLSAQIHTEKKEQRPRRKWEVFPGKNRFFCDGRLILSRHSGVLPLTLGLIVVTCGLFFAFDCPFLVKHLTVFIPVIGGALFVFVVISLLRTSFTDPGILPRATLDEAADLERQIDSSGSSTYRPPPRTKEILINQQMVKLKYCFTCKMFRPPRTSHCSLCDNCVERFDHHCPWVGNCVGKRNYRFFYSFIISLSFLTSFIFGCVIAHITLRSQAGKSLVQAIQESPASVVELVICFFSIWSILGLSGFHTYLVASNLTTNEDIKGSWSGKRGAEESGNPYSYNNIITNCCVTLCGPLPPSLIDRRGFVPPDEVVPAASTASQMELPHFSTKNDVNMCTQSTKDVLERMINSGSQTLCSPGPPKTTPLVQGLPSTAALSPEPPPSAGCSGPLGRRPTDSRCPLFSRSSEKESLHSINPAFRLASPSPSVTRTAKTLGGAADVSFMPLQPGSVGDEAP is encoded by the exons ATGAAGAACTGCGAGTATCAGCAGATTGACCCGCGGGCGCTGTCGGTGTCACCGCTGTCGGCGCAGATTCACACCGAGAAGAAGGAACAGCGGCCGCGGAGGAAGTGGGAAGTGTTCCCGGGGAAAAACCGATTTTTCTGCGATGGACGTCTCATTCTATCTCGGCATAGCGGCGTCCTTCCTTTGACACTAGGCCTTATTGTTGTCACGTGTGGCCTTTTCTTCGCATTCGA TTGCCCCTTCCTGGTGAAGCATCTGACCGTCTTCATACCTGTGATAGGAGGAgccctgtttgtgtttgtagtCATTTCTCTGCTGAGGACGAGCTTTACTGACCCTGGAATTCTGCCCAGAGCTACCCTAGATGAAGCTGCAGACTTGGAGAGGCAGATCG attccTCAGGCTCCTCAACTTATCGCCCCCCTCCACGTACCAAGGAGATCCTCATCAACCAGCAGATGGTCAAATTAAAGTACTGTTTTACTTGTAAGATGTTCCGGCCTCCTCGGACCTCCCATTGCAGTTTGTGTGACAACTGTGTTG AGCGATTTGATCACCACTGCCCATGGGTGGGAAACTGTGTGGGGAAGCGCAACTACCGCTTTTTCTACAGCTTCATCATCTCTCTGTCTTTTTTGACGTCTTTCATATTTGGCTGTGTCATTGCACACATCACCCTGC GTTCTCAAGCTGGTAAAAGCCTTGTTCAAGCCATTCAGGAAAGCCCTGCTAG TGTGGTAGAGTTGGTGATTTGTTTCTTCTCCATCTGGTCTATTCTGGGCCTCTCAGGCTTCCATACTTACTTAGTAGCCTCAAATCTGACTACAAATGAAGAT ATTAAAGGTTCCTGGTCTGGTAAAAGAGGCGCAGAGGAGTCTGGGAACCCGTACAGTTACAACAACATTATAACCAACTGCTGTGTCACGCTGTGTGGCCCTCTGCCCCCAAG TCTGATTGACAGAAGAGGCTTCGTTCCTCCTGACGAGGTGGTGCCTGCAGCGTCTACTGCCTCCCAGATGGAACTGCCTCACTTTTCAACCAAGAATGACGTCAACATG TGCACTCAGAGCACCAAGGATGTCTTGGAGAGGATGATCAACTCTGGATCCCAGACTTTGTGCTCTCCGGGACCCCCAAAGACCACCCCACTGGTCCAGGGGCTTCCCAGCACCGCGGCACTGTCCCCTGAGCCTCCCCCTTCTGCTGGCTGCTCGGGACCGCTCGGCCGGCGGCCCACGGATTCCCGCTGCCCGCTCTTCAGCAGAAGCAGCGAGAAGGAATCGCTGCACTCCATCAATCCCGCTTTCCGCCTGGCTTCCCCCTCGCCGTCGGTGACTCGCACCGCTAAGACTCTGGGGGGCGCAGCTGACGTCAGCTTCATGCCGCTGCAGCCGGGGAGCGTTGGGGACGAGGCGCCATAA
- the pigv gene encoding GPI mannosyltransferase 2 — MTMDVKAVLEFATVTRGLSLLLQAVVNAAIPDHEADAFRPPRTEEPLYLDSLVDWLFGGLSHWDAEHFLFIAEKGYLFEHNFAFFPLFPVVIRGLVETLFWPLSSWLSLRGRLLLAVALGNTALFLLSVVSQHALSRLVLQDRRLALLSSLLYCITPANVFMTAGYSESLFAALTFGGLFLLEKGFTFRACLALSIATAARSNGLVNMGFLLYLPAVHAISQIREYRATSKGHSKVLHYIWVITRLLLTSLFGCTIIALPFCAFQYYGYRTFCTPSTSPEQVHPALLSLAESKGYRIPDENGPPPLWCMRPLPLLYSHIQDVYWDVGFLRYFELKQIPNFILALPMATLGIMAAYAYYQANSELCSRLGLWRAGPDEGLAKPTPGFFNPRVFVYVVHSTVLLVFGTLCMHVQVLTRFMASSSPVPFWISAHLLLLNEPLLHQRRMSKPNVQLQPHSRSHTPQNPIVALLTHFRSCSPTTRSILGYFVSYWLVGLVLHCNFLPWT, encoded by the exons ATGACCATGGATGTCAAAGCAGTCCTCGAGTTTGCTACAGTCACACGAGGCCTCTCTTTGCTTCTGCAG GCTGTCGTAAATGCTGCCATTCCTGACCACGAAGCTGATGCGTTCAGGCCCCCTCGGACAGAAGAACCTCTGTACCTGGACTCGCTGGTGGATTGGTTGTTTGGCGGTCTATCCCACTGGGATGCAGAGCATTTTCTCTTCATCGCGGAGAAAGGATACCTCTTTGAGCACAACTTTGCCTTTTTCCCTCTCTTCCCTGTCGTCATCCGGGGCCTGGTGGAGACTTTGTTTTGGCCCCTGAGCAGCTGGCTGAGCTTGCGGGGCCGGCTGCTGCTGGCTGTTGCTCTGGGAAACACTGCTCTGTTCCTTCTCAGCGTGGTATCCCAGCATGCCCTCAGCAGACTCGTCCTGCAGGACAGACGCCTGGCCCTGCTCTCCAGCCTGCTGTACTGCATCACTCCTGCCAATGTTTTCATGACGGCCGGTTACTCCGAAAGTCTGTTTGCTGCTCTGACATTTGGAGGTCTGTTCCTCCTGGAGAAAGGGTTCACGTTCAGAGCCTGCCTTGCCCTCAGCATCGCCACGGCAGCACGCTCTAACGGCCTCGTTAACATGGGCTTTTTACTCTATCTCCCAGCCGTGCATGCCATTTCTCAGATCCGAGAATACCGTGCCACATCTAAAGGCCACAGTAAAGTCCTCCATTACATCTGGGTCATCACCCGTCTCCTCCTCACCTCCCTCTTTGGGTGCACAATAATCGCCCTCCCCTTTTGTGCTTTCCAGTATTATGGCTACAGGACTTTTTGCACCCCCTCCACCTCTCCGGAGCAGGTCCATCCTGCTCTCCTGTCCCTGGCGGAGAGCAAAGGTTACCGCATTCCTGATGAAAATGGTCCACCGCCCCTCTGGTGCATGAGACCCCTCCCTCTGCTCTACTCTCACATCCAAGACGTGTACTGGGATGTGGGCTTCCTCCGCTACTTCGAGCTGAAGCAGATACCCAACTTCATCCTGGCCCTGCCGATGGCCACACTCGGCATAATGGCTGCGTATGCATATTACCAAGCGAATTCTGAACTCTGCTCAAGACTTGGACTGTGGAGAGCAGGTCCAGACGAAGGGCTTGCCAAACCCACGCCAGGCTTTTTTAACCCCCGGGTTTTTGTCTATGTTGTCCATTCAACAGTTCTCCTGGTCTTTGGAACACTGTGCATGCACGTGCAG GTTCTCACTCGGTTCATGGCCTCTTCCTCGCCTGTGCCCTTCTGGATAAGCGCTCACCTGCTCCTCCTCAATGAGCCGCTTCTCCACCAAAGGAGAATGTCGAAGCCCAACGTGCAGCTGCAGCCCCATTCAAGAAGTCACACGCCTCAAAACCCCATCGTTGCACTGTTGACGCACTTCAGAAGCTGCTCTCCGACCACACGGAGCATTCTGGGATACTTTGTCTCCTACTGGCTCGTGGGGCTTGTGCTGCACTGCAACTTTTTGCCTTGGACTTGA